A region from the Cannabis sativa cultivar Pink pepper isolate KNU-18-1 chromosome 9, ASM2916894v1, whole genome shotgun sequence genome encodes:
- the LOC115723954 gene encoding protein FAR1-RELATED SEQUENCE 5-like yields the protein MNDEHTYEWETTTAELNITKLVNEIEIQDVLGKSLDKLEKWEAFYEMYAKRMGFGTRKDDVRRSHGVIVMRRWVCRSEGSKKIASPDTPRKKRPHDVTRTGCQAALRILLTQPCNTWQCKEFSTIHNHELASSSEVQFLRSYRVVSDGLLAQVRSMNSVGIKTANIMSHVALQSGGYEKMPCQLRDVYNRVAEKDPNFFVVYQVDDENRLANLFWADGNSRVDYVAFGDVLGFDTTYMTNEYNMPLTVLIGVNHHFNTCIFGFALLFHEKLPSYSWLLQKFLECHGDKKPNVVVTDQDAAMKQVIVEHMPDVTHRLCAWHLNTNASKKVKDLIFLKTFKDLMYNYYEEEEFEARWNENHTTLRIHQLRSKIFLEKNYCLREFVTTIDMTVSKLRHNETANDFKSRCTRPHPPNPTCLTTYYNQCAEFYTRTMYHKEQEGEWQIFTIGKFQHPDVQYRVHYCEGRRALHCSFLLYESQGYACRHLWATMKRLNMRRIPNSLLMKRWSKSAKTNLHLHFYPPAQPQQHIYKMARFGSLSSLTYNFTFYATKSEDSYNRAKEELERLTLMLKEEFDLNSNPEGETPQPGRYRSNPNIIKDPEVVRTKGTGNTREGPNGEQIPRNSRHCRICRSSDHDYRRYPNRQHNTGSQG from the exons ATGAATGACGAACACACTTATGAATGGGAAACCACCACAGCAGAGCTAAACATCACAAAACTAGTGAATGAGATTGAAATACAGGATGTGCTAGGCAAGAGTCTCGACAAACTAGAAAAATGGGAAGCATTCTACGAAATGTACGCGAAACGGATGGGTTTTGGCACAAGGAAAGACGATGTACGACGTTCTCATGGGGTCATTGTAATGCGGAGGTGGGTTTGTCGTTCTGAGGGTTCGAAAAAAATCGCATCACCGGACACACCAAGAAAAAAAAGACCTCATGATGTCACTAGAACCGGATGTCAGGCAGCATTGCGTATTTTACTCACACAACCGTGTAACACTTGGCAATGCAAAGAGTTCAGCACAATACACAATCACGAGCTGGCTTCATCGAGTGAGGTACAATTTTTGAGATCATATAGAGTTGTGTCTGATGGGTTGCTTGCCCAAGTTAGGTCGATGAACTCCGTAGGAATTAAAACTGCCAACATAATGTCTCatgttgctttgcaaagtggaggttacgagaaaatgccatgtcaaCTTCGAGATGTGTACAACAGGGTTGCTG AGAAGGATCCTAATTTCTTCGTTGTCTATCAGGTTGACGACGAGAATCGCTTGGCTAACTTATTCTGGGCAGATGGAAACTCACGCGTGGACTATGTGGCTTTTGGGGATGTACTAGGATTTGATACAACCTACATGACAAATGAGTACAATATGCCCCTCACTGTTCTCATTGGCGTCAACCATCATTTCAACACATGCATCTTCGGCTTTGCTCTCCTCTTCCACGAGAAGCTTCCATCATATTCTTGGCTACTTCAAAAATTTCTAGAATGCCATGGAGATAAGAAGCCAAATGTTGTAGTTACTGACCAAGATGCAGCCATGAAACAGGTTATCGTTGAACACATGCCCGATGTTACACACCGTCTCTGCGCTTGGCATCTCAATACAAATGCTTCGAAAAAGGTTAAAGATCTGATCTTCTTAAAAACATTTAAGGATCTCATGTACAACTACTACGAGGAGGAAGAATTTGAAGCAAGATG GAATGAGAACCACACAACGTTGCGAATCCATCAACTCCGCTCTAAAATTTTTTTAGAGAAGAATTATTGCTTGCGTGAATTTGTAACAACCATAGATATGACAGTCTCAAAGCTCAGACACAACGAGACTGCAAATGACTTCAAAAGCAGATGCACTCGACCTCACCCACCTAATCCTACATGCTTGACCACTTACTACAACCAATGTGctgaattctacacaagaaCTATGTACCACAAG GAGCAAGAAGGAGAGTGGCAGATATTCACCATTGGAAAGTTTCAGCATCCGGACGTCCAATACCGAGTTCATTACTGTGAAGGCCGACGAGCACTACACTGTAGTTTCTTGCTCTATGAAAGTCAGGGGTACGCTTGTAGACATTTATGGGCTACAATGAAAAGATTAAACATGAGAAGAATACCTAATTCTCTTCTCATGAAGCGATGGAGCAAATCCGCAAAGAcaaatctccacctacatttTTACCCGCCAGCACAACCACAACAACACATTTACAAGATGGCTAGGTTTGGATCTCTCAGTTCACTGACTTATAACTTCACTTTCTATGCAACAAAATCAGAGGATTCGTACAACCGTGCAAAGGAAGAGCTTGAACGGCTAACTCTAATGTTGAAGGAAGAATTTGACTTGAATTCCAATCCGGAAGGAGAGACGCCACAACCTGGAAGATATCGTAGCAACCCCAACATTATTAAAGACCCCGAAGTTGTGAGAACAAAGGGTACGGGAAATACAAGGGAAGGACCAAACGGGGAGCAGAtcccaagaaactcaagacattGTCGCATTTGTCGTTCATCAGACCATGATTATCGACGGTACCCAAATCGTCAACATAACACTGGATCTCAGGGGTAA
- the LOC115721801 gene encoding RNA-dependent RNA polymerase 1 isoform X1 — translation MGKSKTVHLSGFPSYVSAESVKKFLEEHTGEGTVYVIKLRPPKNGNSRSFAIVQFTSMKCAELIVAKASQRLWYGSSYIKAFEMDHDTVPKPRTFDHSLKNIKLYFGCQLSKERFSFLWNVANVSVDFGTRLRKLHFYLTNDLVEYKLQLSYENLWQIELHRPRGQTSKFLLIQLLGGLRIYEKDVRSSGNIYEDPLYNYFRDTPDDQWIRATDFTQSFRIGQSSALCLELSNGLELPNFRESFAYYKESDEQFSLERGVPFSSNLALVPIVGPPSDVHLPFEILFKVNILLQNGCLSGPTLDASFYRLIDPRRVNPDCIDHALEKLYALKECTFQPSLWLSEQYKNYRAARRPPKPSAIALDSGLVYVRRVQVTPTKVYFCGPEVNVSNRVLRHYKHYIDNFLRVSFVDEELERLYSTDLSPRTSTGIEDRKTEIYHRILSVLENGITIGDKKFEFLAFSSSQLRENSLWMFAAEDNIDAGEIREWMGDFRSIRNVAKYAARLGQSFGSSTETLSVYDHEVENIPDVEKITLNGVKYVFSDGIGKISSEFAKKVALKCGFKEFTPSAFQIRYGGYKGVVAVDPTSQVKLSLRKSMCKFESEHTKLDVLAYSKFQPCYLNRQLISLLSTLGVEDRFFLKKQKEAVDQLDAMLTDPLKAQEALELMSSGETTNILKELLLCNYKPDTEPFLSMMLQTFRSSKLLELRTKSRIFIPNGRAMMGCLDETATLNYGQVFVQFAGTRHRRYFEDSFMFDGGNSNQNFIVQGVVVVAKNPCLHPGDIRVLRAVNVPALHHMVDCVVFPQKGPRYEMIHPNNLSSAVNHLFCVCVFDFVCKYFFLDTDLLKYNTRPHPNECSGSDLDGDIYYVCWDPDLVPKKQIEPMDYTPAPSKHLDHDVTVEEIMEYFTNYIVNDSLGIIANAHTAFADKESKKAMSDSCIELAKLFSIAVDFPKTGVPAVIPSHLHVKEYPDFMEKPDKSTYESQNVIGKLFRMVKDISLHDSSTRFFTKEVARRSYDPDMEYDGFEEYIDDAVFYKGNYDYKLGNLLDYYGIKTEAEILSGSIMKMSKSFTKRRDAESINMAVRSLRKEARTWFNENGSSLDSGADEVYAKASAWYHVTYHPDYFGFYNEGMNRDHYLSFAWCVYDKLVQIKRNNASMRRSLQQSSLEREFGLRLQLR, via the exons ATGGGTAAGAGTAAGACGGTACATTTGTCTGGATTCCCTTCATATGTTTCGGCTGAAAGTGTTAAGAAATTTCTGGAAGAGCACACAGGAGAAGGAACTGTGTATGTTATTAAGCTTCGTCCACCTAAGAATGGGAATTCAAGATCCTTTGCAATTGTGCAGTTTACCTCCATGAAATGCGCTGAGCTCATTGTTGCTAAGGCGAGCCAGCGTTTGTGGTATGGAAGTTCCTATATCAAGGCATTTGAAATGGACCATGACACTGTACCGAAGCCAAGAACATTTGACCACAGCTTGAAAAACATAAAACTATATTTTGGTTGTCAGTTGTCAAAGGAAAGGTTTTCGTTTCTATGGAATGTGGCGAATGTATCTGTGGATTTTGGGACTCGTCTtcgaaaattacacttctatTTAACAAATGATCTAGTGGAGTATAAGCTTCAGCTATCCTATGAGAACCTTTGGCAAATTGAGCTGCATCGTCCGCGTGGTCAAACTTCCAAATTCCTTTTGATTCAG TTGCTTGGCGGGCTTCGGATTTATGAGAAAGATGTGCGCTCTTCAGGAAATATATACGAAGACCCTCTCTATAATTATTTTAGGGACACCCCTGACGACCAATGGATCCGTGCTACTGATTTCACTCAATCATTTCGCATTGGTCAATCTTCTGCGCTTTGTTTGGAGCTGTCAAACGGGCTTGAACTTCCAAATTTTCGGGAAAGCTTTGCTTACTATAAAGAAAGTGATGAGCAATTTAGCTTGGAGCGCGGTGTCCCTTTTTCTAGCAACTTGGCTCTTGTCCCTATTGTTGGTCCTCCTTCGGATGTTCATTTACCATttgagattttgttcaaagttaACATACTGCTTCAGAATGGATGTCTTTCAGGACCTACACTTGATGCTAGTTTTTATCGATTGATTGATCCAAGAAGAGTCAATCCTGACTGTATAGATCATGCCCTTGAAAAACTGTATGCTTTAAAAGAATGCACCTTTCAACCTTCATTGTGGCTTTCTGAGCAGTACAAGAACTACCGCGCAGCAAGGAGGCCCCCGAAACCATCAGCCATAGCCTTAGATTCTGGATTGGTATATGTAAGGAGGGTCCAAGTTACACCAACTAAAGTATATTTTTGCGGTCCAGAAGTTAATGTCTCTAATCGTGTGTTGCGCCATTATAAACATTATATTGACAATTTTCTTCGTGTTTCATTTGTTGATGAGGAGTTGGAAAGATTGTATTCAACAGATTTATCTCCACGCACGTCCACTGGAATTGAGGACAGAAAAACTGAAATCTATCACAGGATTCTCTCTGTTCTTGAAAATGGAATTACAATTGGTGATAAGAAGTTTGAATTCTTGGCATTCTCTTCGAGTCAATTACGTGAGAATTCTCTGTGGATGTTTGCTGCAGAAGATAATATAGATGCTGGTGAAATAAGAGAGTGGATGGGAGATTTTCGCAGCATAAGAAATGTGGCCAAGTATGCTGCCAGACTAGGTCAATCATTTGGATCCTCCACGGAAACTCTCAGTGTTTATGATCATGAAGTTGAAAATATTCCTGATGTAGAAAAGATTACACTGAATGGAGTCAAGTATGTTTTCTCTGATGGTATTGGGAAAATATCTTCAGAATTTGCTAAGAAAGTTGCCTTAAAATGTGGCTTTAAAGAGTTCACCCCATCAGCTTTTCAGATCCGATATGGTGGATATAAAGGTGTTGTGGCTGTTGATCCAACGTCACAAGTGAAATTGTCATTGAGGAAAAGCATGTGCAAGTTTGAATCTGAGCATACAAAGCTAGATGTTTTAGCCTACAGCAAATTTCAGCCATGTTATCTGAACCGTCAACTGATATCTCTCTTGTCTACCCTTGGTGTTGAGGATCGGTTTTTTCTGAAAAAACAAAAGGAAGCTGTAGACCAGCTTGATGCTATGTTGACTGATCCATTGAAAGCACAAGAGGCTCTGGAGTTGATGTCTTCAGGTGAGACTACTAACATCCTGAAGGAGTTGCTCCTGTGCAATTATAAGCCTGATACTGAGCCATTCCTTTCAATGATGCTGCAAACATTCAGATCATCTAAGTTGCTGGAATTGCGGACTAAATCAAGGATCTTTATTCCGAATGGAAGAGCAATGATGGGATGTCTTGATGAAACTGCTACCTTGAATTATGGGCAGGTGTTTGTGCAGTTTGCTGGAACCAGGCATAGGCGATATTTTGAAGATTCATTTATGTTTGATGGTGGTAATTCAAACCAGAATTTTATCGTCCAGGGAGTGGTGGTGGTTGCCAAAAACCCTTGCTTGCACCCTGGCGACATTCGTGTTCTAAGAGCTGTCAATGTACCTGCCTTGCACCATATGGTGGATTGTGTTGTTTTTCCACAAAAAGGACCAAGGTATGAAATGATTCACCCAAATAATCTTAGTTCTGCAGTAAATCATTtgttttgtgtttgtgttttcgATTTTGTGTGCAAATATTTCTTTTTGGATACTGATTTACTGAAGTACAACACTAGACCTCACCCAAATGAATGTTCGGGAAGCGACCTCGATGGAGATATCTATTACGTTTGTTGGGATCCTGATTTGGTTCCTAAGAAGCAAATTGAACCTATGGATTATACCCCAGCACCAAGCAAGCACTTAGATCATGATGTCACAGTTGAG GAAATCATGGAATATTTCACAAACTACATAGTCAATGACAGTCTGGGAATAATTGCCAATGCCCACACCGCGTTTGCAGATAAAGAGTCTAAGAAAGCAATGAGCGATTCATGCATAGAGCTCGCAAAGCTATTTTCAATTGCTGTTGACTTTCCGAAAACTGGTGTACCTGCTGTAATCCCAAGTCATTTGCATGTCAAAGAATATCCTGATTTCATGGAGAAGCCTGATAAATCTACATACGAATCACAAAACGTGATTGGGAAGCTCTTCCGCATGGTGAAAGACATTTCGTTGCATGATAGCTCTACAAGGTTCTTCACCAAAGAAGTGGCTAGGAGGTCTTATGATCCCGACATGGAGTATGATGGATTTGAGGAGTACATTGATGATGCTGTCTTTTACAAAGGCAATTATGATTACAAATTGGGTAATCTGCTGGACTATTATGGGATCAAAACCGAGGCAGAAATACTGAGCGGGAGCATAATGAAAATGTCCAAATCTTTCACAAAAAGACGCGATGCTGAATCCATTAACATGGCTGTAAGGTCTTTGAGAAAGGAAGCTAGGACCTGGTTCAATGAAAATGGGAGTAGTCTAGATTCTGGAGCTGATGAGGTATATGCAAAAGCTTCAGCTTGGTACCATGTCACATACCACCCCGATTATTTCGGTTTTTATAATGAAGGCATGAATCGGGACCATTATCTTAGCTTTGCATGGTGTGTTTATGACAAGCTTGTGCAAATCAAGAGAaataatgcaagcatgagaagGTCTCTACAACAATCTTCTCTGGAAAGGGAATTCGGTCTTCGATTGCAACTGAGATAA
- the LOC115721822 gene encoding loganic acid O-methyltransferase-like, producing MSTNKGQDQSYPMNGGDGTFSYTKNSYIQEAAVNAAKTTIHEAIEDKLDIKELFFSNKSTNNGAIFRMADLGCSVGPNTFSSMGEILEVVKHKYLKFSTSPKTTLEFQVFFNDHVTNDFNTLFASLPVDKPYFAVGVPGSFHGRLFPNSSLHLVHSSYALLWLSQLPKELVDESSTAFNRGRIHYLNASNDVFKAYGAQFAKDMATFLDARAKELVVGGLMVLTMPFAPNGVTFSRVLMCVVFHLLGSSLMDMAKEGLVNEDQVNSFNIPVYLVSQNEMKELIEVNGCFSIEKMELTKSMFDQSQIISTQTTTMHLRAAVEVLLTKHFGSEIIDELFDRFHKKIEDISDQLQHIHKEGGFQIILVLKRK from the exons ATGAGCACCAACAAAGGGCAAGATCAATCATACCCAATGAACGGTGGAGATGGAACTTTCAGCTACACCAAAAACTCCTACATACAA gaAGCTGCTGTAAATGCTGCCAAAACTACTATCCATGAAGCAATTGAAGATAAGCTTGACATTAAGGAATTGTTCTTTTCTAATAAATCAACAAACAATGGTGCCATATTTCGCATGGCTGATTTGGGATGTTCAGTTGGACCAAACACATTTTCTTCTATGGGAGAAATACTTGAAGTTGTTAAACACAAATACTTGAAGTTCTCTACTTCTCCCAAAACTACACTAGAATTTCAAGTATTCTTTAACGATCATGTCACCAATGATTTCAACACCCTTTTCGCTTCTCTTCCCGTCGATAAGCCCTACTTTGCAGTTGGGGTTCCAGGGTCATTTCATGGCCGCCTGTTCCCCAACTCGTCTCTCCACCTTGTCCATTCTTCATATGCACTCTTGTGGCTCTCTCAGCTTCCGAAAGAGTTGGTTGATGAGAGCTCTACAGCATTTAATCGCGGGAGAATTCACTACTTAAATGCCTCAAATGATGTTTTCAAGGCTTATGGAGCTCAATTTGCGAAGGACATGGCTACGTTCTTGGATGCTAGAGCGAAAGAGCTTGTGGTTGGAGGTTTAATGGTGTTGACCATGCCTTTTGCCCCGAATGGTGTTACTTTTTCTCGAGTACTTATGTGTGTTGTATTTCATCTTCTTGGATCTTCCCTCATGGATATGGCAAAAGAG GGGCTTGTCAATGAAGATCAAGTAAATTCTTTCAACATACCAGTGTACCTTGTGTCACAAAATGAGATGAAAGAATTGATAGAAGTAAATGGGTGTTTTAGCATTGAGAAAATGGAGCTAACAAAGTCTATGTTTGATCAATCTCAAATAATTTCTACACAGACAACTACTATGCATCTAAGAGCAGCAGTGGAGGTTCTATTGACCAAACATTTTGGTAGTGAGATTATTGATGAACTCTTTGATAGATTTCATAAGAAAATTGAAGACATTTCAGATCAACTTCAACATATTCACAAGGAGGGGGGATTTCAAATCATTCTTGTGCTAAAACGGAAGTAG
- the LOC115721801 gene encoding probable RNA-dependent RNA polymerase 1 isoform X2 — MGKSKTVHLSGFPSYVSAESVKKFLEEHTGEGTVYVIKLRPPKNGNSRSFAIVQFTSMKCAELIVAKASQRLWYGSSYIKAFEMDHDTVPKPRTFDHSLKNIKLYFGCQLSKERFSFLWNVANVSVDFGTRLRKLHFYLTNDLVEYKLQLSYENLWQIELHRPRGQTSKFLLIQLLGGLRIYEKDVRSSGNIYEDPLYNYFRDTPDDQWIRATDFTQSFRIGQSSALCLELSNGLELPNFRESFAYYKESDEQFSLERGVPFSSNLALVPIVGPPSDVHLPFEILFKVNILLQNGCLSGPTLDASFYRLIDPRRVNPDCIDHALEKLYALKECTFQPSLWLSEQYKNYRAARRPPKPSAIALDSGLVYVRRVQVTPTKVYFCGPEVNVSNRVLRHYKHYIDNFLRVSFVDEELERLYSTDLSPRTSTGIEDRKTEIYHRILSVLENGITIGDKKFEFLAFSSSQLRENSLWMFAAEDNIDAGEIREWMGDFRSIRNVAKYAARLGQSFGSSTETLSVYDHEVENIPDVEKITLNGVKYVFSDGIGKISSEFAKKVALKCGFKEFTPSAFQIRYGGYKGVVAVDPTSQVKLSLRKSMCKFESEHTKLDVLAYSKFQPCYLNRQLISLLSTLGVEDRFFLKKQKEAVDQLDAMLTDPLKAQEALELMSSGETTNILKELLLCNYKPDTEPFLSMMLQTFRSSKLLELRTKSRIFIPNGRAMMGCLDETATLNYGQVFVQFAGTRHRRYFEDSFMFDGGNSNQNFIVQGVVVVAKNPCLHPGDIRVLRAVNVPALHHMVDCVVFPQKGPRPHPNECSGSDLDGDIYYVCWDPDLVPKKQIEPMDYTPAPSKHLDHDVTVEEIMEYFTNYIVNDSLGIIANAHTAFADKESKKAMSDSCIELAKLFSIAVDFPKTGVPAVIPSHLHVKEYPDFMEKPDKSTYESQNVIGKLFRMVKDISLHDSSTRFFTKEVARRSYDPDMEYDGFEEYIDDAVFYKGNYDYKLGNLLDYYGIKTEAEILSGSIMKMSKSFTKRRDAESINMAVRSLRKEARTWFNENGSSLDSGADEVYAKASAWYHVTYHPDYFGFYNEGMNRDHYLSFAWCVYDKLVQIKRNNASMRRSLQQSSLEREFGLRLQLR; from the exons ATGGGTAAGAGTAAGACGGTACATTTGTCTGGATTCCCTTCATATGTTTCGGCTGAAAGTGTTAAGAAATTTCTGGAAGAGCACACAGGAGAAGGAACTGTGTATGTTATTAAGCTTCGTCCACCTAAGAATGGGAATTCAAGATCCTTTGCAATTGTGCAGTTTACCTCCATGAAATGCGCTGAGCTCATTGTTGCTAAGGCGAGCCAGCGTTTGTGGTATGGAAGTTCCTATATCAAGGCATTTGAAATGGACCATGACACTGTACCGAAGCCAAGAACATTTGACCACAGCTTGAAAAACATAAAACTATATTTTGGTTGTCAGTTGTCAAAGGAAAGGTTTTCGTTTCTATGGAATGTGGCGAATGTATCTGTGGATTTTGGGACTCGTCTtcgaaaattacacttctatTTAACAAATGATCTAGTGGAGTATAAGCTTCAGCTATCCTATGAGAACCTTTGGCAAATTGAGCTGCATCGTCCGCGTGGTCAAACTTCCAAATTCCTTTTGATTCAG TTGCTTGGCGGGCTTCGGATTTATGAGAAAGATGTGCGCTCTTCAGGAAATATATACGAAGACCCTCTCTATAATTATTTTAGGGACACCCCTGACGACCAATGGATCCGTGCTACTGATTTCACTCAATCATTTCGCATTGGTCAATCTTCTGCGCTTTGTTTGGAGCTGTCAAACGGGCTTGAACTTCCAAATTTTCGGGAAAGCTTTGCTTACTATAAAGAAAGTGATGAGCAATTTAGCTTGGAGCGCGGTGTCCCTTTTTCTAGCAACTTGGCTCTTGTCCCTATTGTTGGTCCTCCTTCGGATGTTCATTTACCATttgagattttgttcaaagttaACATACTGCTTCAGAATGGATGTCTTTCAGGACCTACACTTGATGCTAGTTTTTATCGATTGATTGATCCAAGAAGAGTCAATCCTGACTGTATAGATCATGCCCTTGAAAAACTGTATGCTTTAAAAGAATGCACCTTTCAACCTTCATTGTGGCTTTCTGAGCAGTACAAGAACTACCGCGCAGCAAGGAGGCCCCCGAAACCATCAGCCATAGCCTTAGATTCTGGATTGGTATATGTAAGGAGGGTCCAAGTTACACCAACTAAAGTATATTTTTGCGGTCCAGAAGTTAATGTCTCTAATCGTGTGTTGCGCCATTATAAACATTATATTGACAATTTTCTTCGTGTTTCATTTGTTGATGAGGAGTTGGAAAGATTGTATTCAACAGATTTATCTCCACGCACGTCCACTGGAATTGAGGACAGAAAAACTGAAATCTATCACAGGATTCTCTCTGTTCTTGAAAATGGAATTACAATTGGTGATAAGAAGTTTGAATTCTTGGCATTCTCTTCGAGTCAATTACGTGAGAATTCTCTGTGGATGTTTGCTGCAGAAGATAATATAGATGCTGGTGAAATAAGAGAGTGGATGGGAGATTTTCGCAGCATAAGAAATGTGGCCAAGTATGCTGCCAGACTAGGTCAATCATTTGGATCCTCCACGGAAACTCTCAGTGTTTATGATCATGAAGTTGAAAATATTCCTGATGTAGAAAAGATTACACTGAATGGAGTCAAGTATGTTTTCTCTGATGGTATTGGGAAAATATCTTCAGAATTTGCTAAGAAAGTTGCCTTAAAATGTGGCTTTAAAGAGTTCACCCCATCAGCTTTTCAGATCCGATATGGTGGATATAAAGGTGTTGTGGCTGTTGATCCAACGTCACAAGTGAAATTGTCATTGAGGAAAAGCATGTGCAAGTTTGAATCTGAGCATACAAAGCTAGATGTTTTAGCCTACAGCAAATTTCAGCCATGTTATCTGAACCGTCAACTGATATCTCTCTTGTCTACCCTTGGTGTTGAGGATCGGTTTTTTCTGAAAAAACAAAAGGAAGCTGTAGACCAGCTTGATGCTATGTTGACTGATCCATTGAAAGCACAAGAGGCTCTGGAGTTGATGTCTTCAGGTGAGACTACTAACATCCTGAAGGAGTTGCTCCTGTGCAATTATAAGCCTGATACTGAGCCATTCCTTTCAATGATGCTGCAAACATTCAGATCATCTAAGTTGCTGGAATTGCGGACTAAATCAAGGATCTTTATTCCGAATGGAAGAGCAATGATGGGATGTCTTGATGAAACTGCTACCTTGAATTATGGGCAGGTGTTTGTGCAGTTTGCTGGAACCAGGCATAGGCGATATTTTGAAGATTCATTTATGTTTGATGGTGGTAATTCAAACCAGAATTTTATCGTCCAGGGAGTGGTGGTGGTTGCCAAAAACCCTTGCTTGCACCCTGGCGACATTCGTGTTCTAAGAGCTGTCAATGTACCTGCCTTGCACCATATGGTGGATTGTGTTGTTTTTCCACAAAAAGGACCAAG ACCTCACCCAAATGAATGTTCGGGAAGCGACCTCGATGGAGATATCTATTACGTTTGTTGGGATCCTGATTTGGTTCCTAAGAAGCAAATTGAACCTATGGATTATACCCCAGCACCAAGCAAGCACTTAGATCATGATGTCACAGTTGAG GAAATCATGGAATATTTCACAAACTACATAGTCAATGACAGTCTGGGAATAATTGCCAATGCCCACACCGCGTTTGCAGATAAAGAGTCTAAGAAAGCAATGAGCGATTCATGCATAGAGCTCGCAAAGCTATTTTCAATTGCTGTTGACTTTCCGAAAACTGGTGTACCTGCTGTAATCCCAAGTCATTTGCATGTCAAAGAATATCCTGATTTCATGGAGAAGCCTGATAAATCTACATACGAATCACAAAACGTGATTGGGAAGCTCTTCCGCATGGTGAAAGACATTTCGTTGCATGATAGCTCTACAAGGTTCTTCACCAAAGAAGTGGCTAGGAGGTCTTATGATCCCGACATGGAGTATGATGGATTTGAGGAGTACATTGATGATGCTGTCTTTTACAAAGGCAATTATGATTACAAATTGGGTAATCTGCTGGACTATTATGGGATCAAAACCGAGGCAGAAATACTGAGCGGGAGCATAATGAAAATGTCCAAATCTTTCACAAAAAGACGCGATGCTGAATCCATTAACATGGCTGTAAGGTCTTTGAGAAAGGAAGCTAGGACCTGGTTCAATGAAAATGGGAGTAGTCTAGATTCTGGAGCTGATGAGGTATATGCAAAAGCTTCAGCTTGGTACCATGTCACATACCACCCCGATTATTTCGGTTTTTATAATGAAGGCATGAATCGGGACCATTATCTTAGCTTTGCATGGTGTGTTTATGACAAGCTTGTGCAAATCAAGAGAaataatgcaagcatgagaagGTCTCTACAACAATCTTCTCTGGAAAGGGAATTCGGTCTTCGATTGCAACTGAGATAA